In Methanobacterium paludis, the following proteins share a genomic window:
- a CDS encoding ABC transporter permease, with the protein MSEFRGIYALWRRELKRFVRDRSRLISAVITPVLWLVIFGTGLRFSLPMSGFNYQQFLLPGIIAQTLLFTAIFLGISVIWDRQFGFMKEILVAPISRISIFTGKMLGVGTSAMIQGLIVIVLGFLIGVPLTGYAVGLAIPLMMLITVGLTCIGLIIASLMTSLESFGTIVTFVNMPMFFLSGALFPVTNLPSWIQWVFYVNPLTYCVDALRSVMIPGWQPLLPMHYDLLIICIFDVAVVVIGSYLFSKRQ; encoded by the coding sequence ATAAGTGAGTTTCGGGGTATCTATGCTTTATGGCGGCGTGAGCTCAAGCGGTTTGTACGCGACCGTTCAAGGTTGATAAGTGCGGTGATAACACCGGTACTGTGGCTTGTGATCTTTGGTACAGGTTTACGGTTTTCTCTGCCAATGTCTGGCTTTAATTACCAGCAATTTCTCCTGCCAGGTATAATTGCCCAAACTCTTCTTTTTACAGCCATATTCCTGGGCATCTCAGTGATCTGGGACAGGCAGTTCGGTTTTATGAAAGAAATTTTGGTGGCACCTATAAGCCGAATCTCCATCTTCACAGGTAAGATGCTTGGAGTGGGTACCAGCGCCATGATACAGGGACTCATAGTTATAGTACTGGGGTTTCTCATCGGCGTGCCCCTAACAGGGTATGCGGTTGGATTGGCAATCCCTTTGATGATGCTCATCACGGTGGGTTTGACCTGTATTGGTCTTATCATAGCCAGTCTCATGACCAGTCTGGAAAGTTTCGGGACGATTGTGACCTTTGTCAACATGCCCATGTTCTTTTTAAGCGGAGCACTTTTCCCTGTCACGAACCTGCCCTCATGGATACAATGGGTGTTCTATGTTAATCCACTGACCTACTGTGTAGATGCTCTACGATCAGTCATGATACCCGGATGGCAGCCTCTACTGCCAATGCACTACGATCTATTGATCATATGCATCTTTGATGTGGCTGTAGTTGTTATAGGGTCCTACTTGTTCAGTAAGAGGCAGTAA
- a CDS encoding ATP-binding cassette domain-containing protein translates to MHAIETMDLTKKFGDLTAVDKVSVQVEEGEIFGLLGPNGAGKSTTISMLCTILKPTSGTAKVNGYDIVHQPGDVRKSIGIVFQDPSIDDKLTGRENMEMHADLYDVPREVMHSRINEMLKLVELEDRASSFVNTYSGGMRRRLEIARSLIHYPKILFLDEPTLGLDPQSRDHIWSYIRDLKERENITIILTTHYMEEADELCDRIAIIDKSRIIALDTPHNLKEQLESEMITIQTKNNDLLAAKLAETNLVDKIIKTDEGLNLSVKNAHTALPRVVVLAVSAGVYVDNISIREPDLDDVFMYHTGREIRESGGKELTGMAARIRGQIK, encoded by the coding sequence ATGCACGCCATAGAAACCATGGACCTGACGAAAAAGTTCGGCGATCTAACCGCTGTTGACAAGGTGAGTGTACAGGTGGAAGAGGGCGAAATATTCGGATTGCTGGGCCCTAATGGTGCTGGAAAAAGCACAACCATTTCCATGCTGTGCACAATTTTGAAACCAACATCTGGAACGGCTAAAGTGAACGGTTACGATATTGTCCACCAGCCAGGTGATGTGCGGAAATCCATAGGCATAGTCTTCCAGGATCCCAGTATAGATGATAAGCTTACAGGTAGAGAAAACATGGAAATGCACGCTGACCTCTACGACGTGCCAAGGGAGGTCATGCACTCCAGAATAAATGAAATGCTGAAACTCGTGGAGCTGGAGGATCGTGCATCAAGTTTTGTCAACACCTACTCCGGGGGTATGCGGCGCAGGCTCGAGATTGCAAGGAGCCTTATACATTATCCCAAGATATTGTTCCTGGATGAACCCACACTTGGCCTCGATCCCCAGAGCCGTGACCATATCTGGAGTTATATAAGAGATTTGAAGGAGAGGGAGAATATCACAATCATCCTCACGACCCATTATATGGAAGAGGCTGATGAGCTCTGCGACAGGATCGCCATCATAGACAAAAGCCGGATCATTGCCCTGGATACTCCACACAATCTCAAAGAACAACTGGAAAGTGAGATGATCACCATCCAGACAAAAAACAACGATCTACTTGCTGCCAAGCTTGCTGAGACCAACCTCGTAGATAAGATCATAAAAACTGATGAAGGGCTGAATTTGAGCGTAAAAAATGCCCATACGGCACTGCCGCGTGTTGTTGTGCTGGCAGTATCTGCAGGAGTGTACGTGGACAATATTTCGATACGCGAACCCGACCTGGATGATGTGTTCATGTATCATACAGGCCGGGAAATCCGGGAGAGTGGCGGTAAAGAGCTTACGGGCATGGCTGCCCGAATTAGGGGGCAGATAAAATAA
- a CDS encoding DUF1616 domain-containing protein, translated as MKKQSLKDTAAVLLLMILSLTWLLTQTINEFNASIIPYILIMFILPGYSFVNALVPIKSDLSRIKRLFLSIMTIFLITGFFFIVSRHQIFGITLKSVFLIMAMIITILSIITILERLAFSNREIDVVEVDRSSHNADYDDHGKEEVYGKDIYSKKEIKKEVYRTKDDRKEESHEEENYDIIKMHNEDEISTDRRRKHSTVKRGRKKLFIPTDLILVFLITALCILFVLTPKLSHTFVRTLLGLFLILFIPGYSLIAALFPKKDDLEGIERAALSFGLSVAVTPLIGLALNYTSWGIRLTPILISLSAFTFIMVFVAYLRRIRAPLEERFSVPFGSLPDRIRGQFKGESRNSKILSIVLIITIVLAVATTVYIVVNPHQGEKFTEFYILGPNGTAADYPTNMTSGEIGSVIIGVVNHEYQPVNYSLVVQVNGTILKQENITLNTTQKLEIPYNFTAGYATGKKEIEFQLYKLPDETNVYRSLHLWINIE; from the coding sequence ATGAAAAAACAATCCCTAAAAGATACTGCAGCTGTTTTATTGTTAATGATCCTGTCTTTAACTTGGCTGCTTACCCAAACTATCAACGAATTCAACGCAAGCATCATCCCCTACATTTTAATAATGTTTATATTACCTGGATACAGCTTTGTAAATGCATTAGTTCCTATAAAATCTGATTTAAGCCGTATTAAACGATTATTTTTAAGTATTATGACCATTTTTTTAATTACAGGTTTTTTCTTCATAGTTTCACGCCACCAGATCTTTGGAATAACTTTAAAAAGCGTATTTTTAATAATGGCCATGATAATAACAATTTTATCCATAATTACTATTTTAGAGAGACTTGCATTTTCAAACAGGGAAATTGATGTGGTTGAAGTAGATAGATCCAGTCACAATGCGGACTATGATGATCACGGGAAAGAAGAGGTTTACGGGAAAGATATTTACAGTAAAAAAGAGATTAAAAAAGAGGTTTACAGAACAAAAGATGACAGGAAAGAAGAGAGTCATGAAGAAGAGAATTATGATATAATAAAAATGCACAATGAGGATGAGATAAGCACTGATAGAAGAAGGAAGCATAGCACTGTTAAAAGGGGAAGAAAAAAACTTTTCATTCCAACCGACCTCATACTCGTGTTTTTGATCACCGCACTGTGCATTTTATTTGTTTTAACTCCCAAGTTAAGTCATACATTTGTCAGAACTCTTTTGGGATTATTTTTAATACTCTTCATACCAGGATACTCCCTGATAGCGGCTTTATTCCCTAAAAAGGATGATCTGGAGGGTATTGAACGGGCGGCTTTGAGTTTTGGTTTGAGCGTTGCTGTCACACCTCTTATTGGTCTTGCACTCAACTACACATCCTGGGGCATCAGACTCACACCCATATTAATCTCGCTGTCGGCTTTCACATTTATAATGGTGTTTGTGGCTTACCTGAGGAGGATAAGGGCACCTCTGGAGGAACGGTTCTCTGTTCCATTTGGAAGTTTACCCGATAGGATCAGGGGGCAGTTTAAGGGTGAATCCAGAAACAGTAAAATTCTTTCCATCGTCTTGATCATCACAATTGTCCTGGCCGTAGCAACAACTGTTTACATAGTAGTCAACCCCCATCAGGGTGAAAAATTCACAGAGTTTTATATATTGGGGCCCAACGGTACAGCTGCAGACTACCCAACCAACATGACATCTGGAGAAATTGGCAGTGTCATAATTGGTGTTGTTAACCATGAATATCAACCTGTTAATTACAGTCTGGTTGTCCAAGTTAACGGAACAATTCTAAAACAGGAAAACATCACTTTAAACACCACTCAAAAGCTTGAAATTCCGTACAACTTCACTGCAGGGTATGCTACAGGTAAAAAAGAGATAGAGTTCCAACTCTACAAACTACCTGATGAGACGAATGTTTACAGGTCACTGCACCTGTGGATTAATATTGAATAA